A portion of the Pseudarthrobacter sp. L1SW genome contains these proteins:
- a CDS encoding excinuclease ABC subunit UvrA, with translation MQNAQHADDLQYPAPAASADGFVRVRGARENNLRNVDVDVPRGAIVAFTGVSGSGKSSLAFGTIYAEAQRRYFESVAPYARRLIQQGHNPKVELISGLPPAVALQQRRSAPSSRSTVGTVTTLSNSLRMLFSRAGTYPAGSTQLDSDAFSPNTAAGACRECHGLGIAHTVSESSMVPDPSLSIRNGAIAAWPGAWQGKNLRDILTHLGYDVDVPWRKLPRKHRDWILFTEEQPVVEVTPQRDRVAKPYKGRFWSARSYVLHTLADSQSASMRERVLAYMESGPCPRCSGTGLVPEALAVTFGGRTIAELNRLPMVELAEAVRPTAGLDDAGTASRRQLSGESNEVAVAITRDLLQRITVLLDLGLGYLALGRATPTLSPGEMQRLRIATQLRSGLFGVIYVLDEPSAGLHPADAEPLLEVLEQLKSSGNSVFVVEHNMDVVRRADWLVDVGPRAGEGGGEVLYSGPVGGLAGIEASVTRPFLFDDGGHVPAGGAGTSRAREPKEWLELTDIRRHNLRGLDAEFPLGVLTAVTGVSGSGKSTLVGKVLGEVVAAGLKTPVEQDEPAEPLELGSVMGNHGIDRLVTVDQKPIGRTPRSNLATYTGLFDAVRKEFAATDHARDRGFGAGRFSFNVAGGRCETCQGEGFVAVELLFLPGSYGPCPECAGSRYNPETLEVLYRGLNVAEVLALTVDAASEFLAGIPAAARSLTSLKDVGLGYLRLGQPATELSGGEAQRIKLATELQRAQRGHSVYLLDEPTTGLHPADVQLLMAQLHGLVDAGNSVVVVEHDMAVVAGADWVIDLGPSGGDKGGQIMAAGTPAAVARSTRSRTAPYLAAALGQATTS, from the coding sequence ATGCAGAACGCCCAGCACGCTGATGACCTGCAGTACCCGGCTCCTGCCGCTTCCGCCGACGGTTTCGTCCGGGTCCGGGGGGCCCGCGAAAACAACCTAAGAAACGTGGATGTGGATGTGCCGCGCGGCGCAATCGTGGCGTTCACCGGCGTCTCCGGCTCCGGCAAGTCCTCACTGGCGTTCGGCACCATCTATGCCGAGGCGCAGCGGCGGTACTTCGAATCCGTGGCCCCGTACGCGCGCCGCCTCATCCAGCAGGGGCACAATCCGAAGGTGGAACTGATCAGCGGGCTGCCACCCGCCGTCGCGCTTCAACAGCGCCGCAGCGCGCCCAGCAGCAGGTCAACCGTAGGCACTGTCACCACGCTCTCCAACTCGTTGCGCATGCTGTTCTCAAGAGCCGGAACATACCCGGCAGGCTCCACCCAGCTGGATTCAGACGCCTTCTCCCCCAATACGGCTGCCGGCGCCTGCCGGGAATGCCATGGGCTGGGCATTGCGCACACCGTCAGCGAATCCTCAATGGTCCCGGACCCGTCCCTCAGCATCCGCAACGGCGCCATCGCGGCCTGGCCCGGCGCCTGGCAGGGTAAGAACCTCCGGGACATCCTCACCCACCTGGGCTACGACGTCGACGTCCCCTGGCGCAAGCTGCCCAGGAAACACCGCGACTGGATCCTGTTCACGGAGGAGCAGCCGGTGGTGGAGGTGACTCCGCAGCGTGACCGCGTGGCCAAACCGTACAAGGGGCGGTTCTGGAGCGCCAGGAGCTATGTCCTCCACACGCTGGCCGATTCGCAGAGTGCCTCAATGCGCGAGCGAGTGCTGGCCTACATGGAGTCCGGGCCGTGCCCGCGCTGTTCGGGGACGGGGCTGGTGCCGGAGGCCCTGGCTGTGACCTTCGGGGGCAGGACCATCGCCGAACTCAACCGGCTTCCCATGGTGGAGCTTGCGGAGGCCGTCCGTCCCACCGCTGGATTGGACGACGCCGGCACGGCCTCCCGGAGGCAGCTTTCCGGGGAGTCCAACGAGGTAGCGGTGGCCATCACCCGGGACCTGCTCCAGCGGATCACTGTCCTGCTGGACCTCGGACTCGGCTACCTGGCGCTCGGCCGCGCCACCCCCACCCTGTCGCCGGGCGAGATGCAGCGGCTCAGGATCGCCACGCAGCTGCGGTCCGGCCTGTTCGGCGTGATCTACGTGCTTGATGAGCCCTCCGCGGGGCTTCATCCCGCCGACGCAGAGCCGCTGCTGGAGGTGCTGGAGCAGCTGAAATCGTCCGGCAACTCCGTATTTGTGGTGGAACACAACATGGACGTGGTGCGCAGGGCCGACTGGTTGGTGGACGTGGGCCCGCGCGCCGGCGAGGGCGGCGGCGAAGTGCTGTACAGCGGACCCGTCGGCGGCCTCGCCGGGATTGAGGCGTCAGTCACCAGGCCTTTCCTGTTCGACGACGGCGGGCACGTCCCCGCGGGCGGTGCCGGTACCAGCCGGGCCAGGGAGCCGAAGGAGTGGCTGGAACTGACGGACATCCGCCGGCACAACCTGCGGGGACTGGACGCAGAGTTCCCGTTGGGCGTGCTCACGGCAGTCACAGGTGTTTCCGGCTCCGGCAAGTCCACTCTGGTGGGCAAAGTCCTGGGCGAGGTGGTGGCCGCCGGTCTCAAAACCCCGGTGGAGCAGGACGAACCTGCGGAACCACTGGAGCTGGGAAGCGTCATGGGCAACCACGGCATCGACCGGCTGGTCACCGTGGACCAGAAGCCCATCGGCCGGACCCCGCGGTCCAACCTGGCCACCTACACCGGGCTTTTCGACGCCGTCCGAAAGGAGTTCGCCGCAACGGACCACGCCAGGGACCGCGGCTTCGGTGCCGGAAGGTTCTCCTTCAACGTGGCTGGCGGGCGCTGCGAAACGTGCCAGGGAGAGGGATTTGTGGCCGTCGAACTCCTCTTCCTTCCCGGCAGCTACGGCCCGTGCCCTGAGTGCGCAGGATCCCGGTACAACCCGGAAACGCTTGAGGTGCTGTACCGGGGCCTGAATGTGGCCGAGGTCCTGGCGCTGACGGTGGACGCCGCCTCCGAATTCCTGGCCGGCATCCCCGCTGCGGCGCGGAGCCTCACAAGCCTGAAGGACGTGGGTCTTGGCTACTTGCGGCTGGGGCAGCCGGCCACCGAACTCTCCGGCGGCGAGGCGCAGCGCATCAAACTGGCTACTGAGCTGCAACGGGCACAGCGCGGCCACAGCGTCTACCTCCTGGATGAGCCGACCACCGGACTGCACCCCGCCGACGTGCAACTCCTGATGGCCCAGCTCCACGGCCTGGTGGACGCCGGAAATTCGGTGGTGGTGGTTGAGCACGACATGGCCGTGGTTGCCGGAGCCGACTGGGTCATCGACCTCGGGCCGTCAGGAGGGGACAAGGGCGGGCAGATCATGGCGGCCGGGACGCCTGCCGCCGTCGCCCGCTCCACCCGCAGCCGCACCGCTCCCTACCTGGCCGCTGCGCTCGGTCAGGCAACCACCAGCTAA
- a CDS encoding adenosine deaminase translates to MDNFAGGTAVPETEPDAAGLEVPARILPVAELHLHIEGTLQPELIFELAGRNGIALPYSGLDELREKYEFTDLQSFLDLYYANMAVLQTEQDFADMTRAYLERAAAAGVRHAEIMMDPQAHLSRGISLQTCVNGVASVLATSQEEFGVSTLLIAAFLRDLSEESALEVLDGLLAMNAPIAAVGLDSAEVGNPPSKFERLYDKAREAGLRLTAHAGEEGPPSYIIEALDILGVERIDHGIRCMEDPDLVERLVDARIPLTVCPLSNVRLRAVDTLADHPLPAMLAAGLNVSVNSDDPAYFGGYVDDNFAQLAAVFELSDFDKARLAANSIHSSFASEERKAELLEELNSGEVAGP, encoded by the coding sequence ATGGATAACTTTGCGGGCGGCACCGCCGTGCCTGAAACAGAACCGGACGCAGCTGGCCTGGAGGTTCCGGCCCGGATCCTTCCGGTGGCCGAGCTGCACCTTCACATCGAGGGGACCCTCCAGCCCGAACTGATCTTTGAGCTGGCCGGGCGGAACGGCATCGCCCTCCCGTATTCAGGCCTGGACGAGCTCCGGGAAAAGTACGAATTCACCGACCTGCAGTCATTCCTGGACCTGTACTACGCGAACATGGCCGTCCTGCAGACCGAACAGGACTTCGCCGACATGACCCGGGCCTACCTAGAGCGCGCGGCCGCTGCCGGGGTCCGGCACGCCGAGATCATGATGGACCCGCAGGCCCACCTCTCCCGCGGGATTTCCCTGCAGACCTGCGTCAACGGGGTCGCGTCCGTACTGGCGACATCGCAGGAGGAGTTTGGGGTTTCCACCCTGCTGATTGCCGCCTTCCTGCGGGATCTTTCCGAGGAGTCCGCCCTTGAGGTGCTGGACGGCCTGCTGGCCATGAACGCACCCATCGCCGCCGTCGGCCTGGACTCCGCCGAGGTGGGCAATCCGCCGTCGAAGTTCGAGCGGCTCTATGACAAGGCGCGCGAGGCAGGCCTGCGGCTGACGGCGCACGCGGGCGAGGAGGGACCGCCGTCGTACATCATCGAGGCCCTGGACATCCTGGGCGTGGAGCGCATCGACCACGGCATCCGCTGCATGGAGGATCCGGATCTGGTGGAGCGCCTGGTGGATGCGCGGATCCCGCTTACCGTCTGCCCGCTGTCCAACGTCCGGTTGCGGGCCGTGGACACCCTCGCGGACCATCCGTTGCCGGCCATGCTCGCGGCGGGGCTGAACGTGTCCGTCAACTCGGACGATCCTGCATATTTTGGCGGCTATGTGGACGACAACTTCGCCCAGTTGGCGGCGGTGTTCGAGCTCTCGGATTTCGACAAGGCGCGGCTTGCAGCGAACTCGATCCATTCGTCCTTCGCCTCCGAGGAACGGAAGGCGGAACTGCTGGAGGAGCTGAACAGCGGGGAAGTGGCGGGTCCTTAA
- a CDS encoding glycosidase, with protein sequence MAKSTAENTFLRLKTVLDVLTEGVWSGDALNAGQVLAEATARVPFNEHEAELLSGGIPRGHKTLTSATAKLVKAGWLVKGRSGWTITDEGMRATVAFPDAVSFATALDAGTPVPADVQVPTAPEGFVRRTTAVPEAAAPAAAAAAAGETKKPAKKTPAKKAAAAVGKAAKVLEDAVEPVVKAVRKGKAPAKATDTAAPAAAGLFEDADVETHPQPEAVAVAGDFNTILGAPENWAPQYDEAQMEFDFLDQLWKKSAELPAGFYTFKIALNRSWDENYGAFGAFDGPNHELHHAGGPVTIRYNHSTRDITIN encoded by the coding sequence ATGGCCAAGTCCACCGCAGAAAACACCTTCCTTCGCCTCAAGACCGTGCTGGATGTCCTGACCGAAGGCGTGTGGTCAGGCGATGCACTGAACGCGGGGCAGGTCCTCGCGGAGGCTACGGCACGCGTGCCGTTCAACGAGCACGAAGCCGAACTGCTCAGCGGCGGGATTCCCCGCGGGCACAAGACGCTCACCTCAGCTACGGCGAAGCTGGTCAAGGCCGGCTGGCTGGTCAAGGGCCGCTCCGGCTGGACCATCACTGACGAAGGCATGCGCGCCACGGTTGCCTTCCCGGACGCCGTTTCCTTCGCCACCGCGCTCGACGCCGGCACTCCGGTGCCTGCCGACGTCCAGGTGCCCACCGCTCCCGAGGGCTTTGTCCGCAGGACCACGGCGGTCCCCGAGGCGGCAGCGCCTGCAGCCGCGGCCGCCGCAGCTGGCGAAACCAAGAAGCCCGCCAAGAAGACCCCCGCGAAGAAGGCCGCTGCCGCCGTGGGCAAGGCAGCCAAGGTGCTCGAGGACGCCGTCGAGCCCGTTGTGAAGGCAGTGCGCAAGGGCAAGGCCCCTGCCAAGGCCACGGACACCGCTGCTCCCGCGGCAGCCGGGCTGTTCGAGGACGCGGATGTCGAGACCCACCCGCAGCCCGAAGCTGTGGCTGTTGCGGGCGACTTCAACACCATCCTGGGCGCTCCGGAGAACTGGGCTCCGCAGTACGACGAAGCGCAGATGGAGTTCGACTTCCTGGACCAGCTCTGGAAGAAGAGTGCGGAACTGCCGGCCGGTTTCTACACCTTCAAGATCGCCCTCAACCGGTCCTGGGACGAGAACTACGGTGCGTTCGGCGCCTTCGACGGCCCCAACCACGAGCTGCACCACGCCGGCGGTCCGGTCACCATCCGGTACAACCACAGTACCCGCGATATCACCATCAACTAA
- a CDS encoding acylphosphatase produces MRLTARVFGVVQGVGFRYWTMGKAEELGLTGEVKNLADGSVALVAEGPQWKINELRTWLNSERTPGRVERVEDSISAAEGNFRGFRAR; encoded by the coding sequence GTGCGGCTGACCGCCCGGGTCTTTGGCGTGGTGCAGGGCGTGGGGTTCCGCTACTGGACCATGGGCAAAGCGGAGGAGCTTGGCCTGACCGGCGAGGTGAAGAACCTCGCTGACGGCTCGGTCGCCTTGGTTGCCGAGGGGCCCCAGTGGAAGATCAACGAGCTCCGGACCTGGCTTAACTCAGAGCGCACCCCGGGGCGGGTGGAGCGTGTGGAGGACTCCATTTCCGCCGCTGAGGGCAACTTCCGCGGCTTCCGGGCGCGCTGA
- a CDS encoding TM0106 family RecB-like putative nuclease has translation MFLLEAAEAGARPDLVFSASDLVAASECEYRTLRILDEKLGRSPKAVFPADEMQVRAGRLGDRHEQTVLASLVAKYGEWDASRGAGVYSLDRGQNVRGELQAKHAETELALRSGADVVFQATFFDGEFLGYADFLVNEAAGTGTPGRYEVWDTKLARHAKVGALLQLAAYGDQLLGMGLEPSPVVTLVLGTRIGEDWLRSSHSLPDLLPVFRERRRRFRQLTGQHREADGAVQWQQPGIVHCGRCDYCAEQVQLHRDLLMVAGMSVVQRKKLHAAGVTTIEELASMPAGDARNSVARLRSQARMQLGLDAAAGSRTFTKDGQPHTVSFTVLPGNTIGALPPPSPGDIFFDFEGDPLWQDPATGAWGIEYLFGVVEAPAPDHHGEPVFRPFWAHSRSGERRAFLDFLAYVEERRARHPDMHVYHYAAYEKTALRNLSLAHQAGEETVDSWLREGLLVDLYATVRHSLRISEPSYSIKKLEPLYMGGNLRSGDVKDAGASVVAYAAYCAARDSGRLDEADKVLASISDYNRYDCLSTLRLRDWLLEVGAQAAAADAQETPGGQAAAPAASPVRQSETGGQPAPEQRAAPEETPAEARLREYLASLPDNRPWTDDERAIAMVAAATGYHRRERKQFWWQHFDRVEAPLENWADQRNVFVVSSAEVTSDWALAKPRERMRTRVLRLRGTMTEGSDFRADSTWCRLYDAPPPDGMAAPDAAPGARAYSFGTRISELAPAPDNPEHTIITIAERESGKVAAYPHLPVALTEDQPLATASIEAAIAEIATAVGASLPSMPAQSGLDILRKRAPRFRTLEGPVDVPHDAEGAADYAVAITASLRDLDHSYLAVQGPPGTGKTYVGAHVIGRLVKEGWKIGVVGQSHNVVENLLCCAIATGGVNPAVVAKKLASPHDVPWKSCGEGDVARLLAASGGCLVGGTAWTMTGKEVPAGSLDLLVIDEAGQFSLANTLAVSRAAKRLLLLGDPQQLPQVTQGAHPEPVYESALGWLAAGHATLPAALGYFLADTWRMHPDLCRAVSTLSYEGKLQSAPAASQRKLEELPPGVETVFVEHNGNTTASQEEAAEVVRQARRHLGLKWKPGAESEARPLDQQDLLVVAAYNAQVHLIRKSLEEAGLPDVRVGTVDKFQGQEAPVVLVSMACSAVAEAPRGAEFLLNRNRINVAVSRGQWRAVIIRSPELTSYMPHKPAALEELGAFIGLSPRE, from the coding sequence GTGTTCTTGCTCGAAGCTGCTGAGGCTGGCGCGCGGCCGGACCTGGTCTTTTCCGCCAGTGACCTTGTGGCTGCCAGCGAGTGTGAATACCGCACGCTCCGGATCCTCGACGAAAAGCTGGGCCGTTCCCCGAAGGCGGTGTTCCCTGCAGACGAGATGCAGGTCCGCGCCGGCAGGCTGGGCGACCGGCACGAGCAGACCGTCCTGGCCAGCCTGGTTGCCAAGTACGGCGAATGGGATGCCAGCAGGGGTGCCGGCGTGTACTCCCTTGACCGCGGCCAGAACGTGCGCGGGGAACTGCAGGCCAAGCATGCCGAAACGGAGCTCGCCCTGCGGTCCGGGGCGGACGTGGTCTTCCAGGCCACCTTCTTTGACGGTGAGTTCCTGGGCTACGCGGATTTCCTGGTCAACGAGGCCGCAGGCACCGGAACTCCCGGCCGCTACGAGGTCTGGGACACCAAGCTCGCCCGGCACGCCAAGGTGGGCGCCCTGCTGCAGCTGGCGGCGTATGGGGACCAGCTGCTGGGGATGGGCCTCGAGCCCTCGCCGGTGGTCACCCTGGTGCTGGGCACGCGCATAGGTGAGGACTGGCTCCGCAGCAGCCATTCCCTTCCGGACCTGTTGCCGGTGTTCCGGGAACGACGGCGGCGCTTCCGCCAGCTGACAGGGCAGCACCGGGAAGCAGACGGCGCGGTCCAGTGGCAGCAGCCAGGGATTGTCCACTGCGGCCGGTGTGATTACTGCGCCGAGCAGGTGCAGCTGCACCGGGACCTGCTGATGGTGGCGGGGATGTCCGTGGTGCAGCGGAAGAAACTGCACGCCGCCGGCGTCACCACCATCGAGGAACTAGCCTCCATGCCTGCCGGAGACGCCCGGAATTCCGTCGCACGGCTCCGCTCGCAGGCGCGCATGCAGCTGGGGCTGGACGCTGCCGCGGGCTCCCGGACGTTCACCAAGGACGGCCAGCCACACACCGTCTCGTTCACTGTCCTGCCCGGGAACACCATCGGCGCACTCCCGCCGCCCAGCCCCGGGGACATCTTCTTCGACTTCGAGGGAGACCCCCTCTGGCAGGATCCTGCAACCGGAGCCTGGGGCATCGAGTACCTGTTCGGCGTGGTCGAGGCACCTGCTCCGGACCATCACGGGGAACCTGTGTTCCGTCCGTTCTGGGCGCACTCCCGGTCCGGGGAGCGCCGCGCCTTCCTGGATTTCCTCGCGTATGTGGAAGAACGCCGGGCACGCCATCCGGACATGCACGTGTACCACTACGCGGCCTATGAAAAGACGGCGCTCCGCAACCTTTCCCTGGCGCACCAGGCCGGGGAAGAGACAGTGGACAGCTGGCTCCGGGAAGGCCTGCTGGTGGACCTTTACGCCACCGTCCGGCATTCGCTGCGCATTTCCGAGCCCTCCTACTCCATCAAGAAACTCGAACCGCTCTACATGGGCGGCAACCTGCGCTCGGGGGACGTGAAAGACGCCGGGGCCTCCGTGGTGGCCTACGCCGCCTACTGCGCGGCCCGGGATTCGGGCCGTCTGGACGAGGCGGACAAGGTCCTGGCCTCCATTTCGGACTACAACCGGTACGACTGCCTGTCCACGCTGCGGCTCCGGGACTGGCTGCTGGAGGTCGGTGCCCAGGCCGCCGCCGCGGACGCCCAGGAAACACCCGGCGGGCAGGCCGCTGCGCCCGCGGCATCCCCGGTGCGCCAGAGTGAAACCGGAGGCCAGCCGGCGCCGGAACAGCGGGCAGCCCCCGAGGAAACTCCAGCGGAGGCCAGGCTGCGCGAGTACCTGGCCAGCCTCCCGGACAACCGCCCCTGGACCGACGACGAACGCGCCATCGCGATGGTGGCGGCCGCCACCGGATACCACCGCCGGGAACGCAAGCAGTTCTGGTGGCAGCACTTCGACCGGGTGGAAGCTCCGCTCGAGAACTGGGCTGACCAACGGAACGTGTTCGTGGTGTCCTCCGCCGAGGTCACCTCCGACTGGGCCCTGGCCAAACCCCGTGAACGTATGCGCACCCGGGTACTCCGACTCCGGGGCACCATGACCGAGGGATCCGATTTCCGCGCGGACTCCACCTGGTGCCGGCTCTACGATGCACCGCCGCCGGACGGCATGGCCGCCCCGGATGCCGCCCCCGGCGCACGGGCCTACTCCTTCGGGACCAGGATCAGCGAGCTTGCCCCGGCCCCTGACAACCCGGAACACACCATCATCACCATCGCTGAGCGCGAGTCGGGGAAGGTTGCCGCCTACCCGCACCTGCCTGTGGCACTGACAGAGGACCAGCCGCTGGCCACCGCGAGCATCGAGGCTGCAATCGCCGAGATCGCCACTGCCGTGGGAGCGTCCCTGCCGTCCATGCCCGCCCAATCCGGGCTGGACATCCTGCGCAAGCGGGCGCCGCGCTTCCGCACCCTGGAAGGGCCGGTGGACGTACCCCATGACGCCGAGGGCGCCGCGGACTACGCCGTGGCCATCACCGCCTCACTCCGGGACCTCGACCATTCCTACCTCGCCGTGCAGGGCCCGCCGGGCACGGGAAAGACCTATGTCGGTGCCCACGTCATCGGCCGGCTGGTGAAGGAGGGCTGGAAGATCGGCGTGGTGGGCCAGTCGCACAACGTGGTGGAGAACCTGCTCTGCTGCGCCATCGCCACCGGCGGCGTCAACCCCGCGGTGGTGGCCAAGAAGCTGGCATCCCCGCACGACGTTCCCTGGAAGTCGTGCGGGGAAGGCGACGTCGCCCGGCTCCTCGCGGCCTCCGGCGGCTGCCTGGTGGGCGGCACGGCGTGGACCATGACCGGGAAGGAAGTCCCCGCCGGTTCCCTGGATCTGCTGGTAATCGATGAAGCCGGCCAGTTCTCGCTGGCTAACACCCTGGCTGTTTCCCGGGCAGCCAAGCGGCTGCTCCTGCTCGGCGATCCGCAGCAGCTTCCGCAGGTGACCCAGGGTGCGCACCCGGAACCCGTTTACGAGTCGGCGCTGGGATGGCTGGCCGCCGGTCACGCCACCCTGCCCGCCGCACTCGGCTACTTCCTTGCCGACACCTGGCGCATGCATCCGGACCTGTGCCGCGCAGTCTCCACACTCAGCTACGAAGGAAAGCTGCAGTCCGCCCCAGCGGCATCGCAACGGAAGCTGGAGGAGCTGCCGCCCGGCGTCGAAACTGTTTTTGTGGAACACAACGGCAACACCACGGCGTCCCAGGAAGAGGCGGCGGAGGTGGTCCGGCAGGCACGGCGGCACCTTGGCCTGAAATGGAAGCCGGGGGCTGAGAGCGAGGCACGGCCGCTGGACCAGCAAGACCTGCTGGTGGTGGCCGCCTACAACGCCCAGGTCCACCTCATCCGGAAATCCCTGGAAGAAGCCGGGCTGCCGGACGTCCGGGTGGGAACCGTGGATAAGTTCCAGGGCCAGGAAGCACCCGTTGTTCTCGTGTCCATGGCCTGCTCAGCCGTGGCCGAGGCACCGCGGGGAGCAGAATTCCTGCTCAACAGGAACCGGATCAATGTGGCCGTATCACGCGGGCAATGGAGGGCAGTGATTATCCGCTCCCCCGAGCTCACCAGCTACATGCCGCACAAGCCCGCAGCACTGGAAGAGCTGGGTGCCTTTATCGGCCTCAGCCCGCGGGAGTAA
- a CDS encoding TerC family protein — MEVPSYVWTLTVIGIVGLLVFDFFFHVRKAHTPSLKEAAVWSALYVGIALLFGLGVLLFGGPTMGTEYFAGYITEKALSVDNLFVFLIIMASFRVPRADQQKVLLFGIVFSLIARTAFIFLGAALINSFAWVFYIFGLILLITAGNLLKPDSHDDDTEGLVVRLAKKFLPASEHYDGDKLFTMQDGKRVLTPMLLVMVAIGGTDILFALDSIPAIFGLTQNVFIVFTATAFSLMGLRQLFFLIDGLLDRLIFLSYGLAVILGFIGVKLILHALHENTLPFINDGEHVNVVEVSTGVSLSVILGVLVVTVLASIFSPKGKAKNAVSGARRHAVEYLDLNYETDMNERDKIFAAMCREEDQIRKLPEKYKRLIRNETEFMDLLRSAHAEHDKAQVRAAAEG; from the coding sequence GTGGAAGTACCTTCTTATGTCTGGACGCTGACCGTCATTGGGATCGTGGGCCTGCTGGTCTTCGATTTCTTTTTCCACGTCCGCAAGGCGCACACGCCCTCGCTTAAGGAAGCGGCTGTGTGGTCTGCCCTGTATGTGGGGATCGCACTGCTGTTTGGGCTCGGCGTGCTGCTGTTCGGCGGGCCCACCATGGGCACCGAATACTTTGCCGGATACATCACGGAGAAGGCACTGTCCGTGGACAACCTCTTCGTCTTCCTCATCATCATGGCGAGCTTCCGGGTGCCCCGCGCGGACCAGCAGAAGGTGCTGCTGTTCGGCATCGTCTTTTCGCTGATCGCCCGTACCGCGTTCATTTTCCTGGGTGCGGCCCTGATCAACAGCTTCGCGTGGGTGTTCTACATCTTCGGGCTGATCCTGCTCATAACCGCCGGCAACCTCCTCAAGCCGGACAGCCACGACGACGACACCGAGGGCCTGGTGGTCCGGCTCGCCAAGAAGTTCCTGCCGGCGTCGGAACACTACGACGGCGACAAGCTCTTCACCATGCAGGACGGCAAGCGCGTCCTCACCCCGATGCTCCTGGTGATGGTGGCGATCGGCGGCACGGACATCCTGTTTGCGCTGGACTCCATCCCGGCGATCTTCGGCCTGACCCAGAACGTGTTCATCGTGTTCACGGCCACGGCGTTCTCCCTGATGGGCCTGCGGCAGCTGTTCTTCCTGATCGACGGCCTGCTGGACCGACTGATCTTCCTCTCCTACGGCCTGGCCGTCATCCTGGGGTTCATCGGCGTGAAGCTCATCCTGCACGCGCTGCATGAGAACACCCTGCCGTTCATCAACGACGGCGAGCACGTGAACGTGGTGGAGGTCAGCACGGGGGTGTCCCTGAGCGTGATCCTGGGCGTCCTGGTGGTCACGGTCCTGGCGTCCATCTTCAGCCCCAAGGGCAAGGCCAAGAACGCCGTTTCCGGGGCCCGGCGGCATGCTGTTGAGTACCTGGACCTCAACTACGAGACGGACATGAACGAGCGGGACAAGATTTTCGCCGCGATGTGCCGTGAGGAGGACCAGATCCGCAAGCTGCCGGAGAAGTACAAGCGGCTCATCCGTAACGAAACCGAGTTCATGGACCTGCTGCGCTCCGCGCACGCCGAGCATGACAAAGCCCAGGTGCGGGCGGCCGCGGAGGGCTGA